The Teredinibacter sp. KSP-S5-2 genome includes a window with the following:
- a CDS encoding GAF domain-containing sensor histidine kinase: protein MKIAPIPENEAERLQSLESYKILDTDPEASYDDLTQIAAEICGTPIALVSLIDGKRQWFKSRVGLDAHETHRDLAFCAHAILEEHIFEVSDASQDERFFDNPLVTEDPNIRFYAGAPLINTEGLALGTLCVIDYVPNQLTDGQKTALNALGRQITCLMELRRQTIRLQQMNQLRDRLLALLSHDLKSSFNAVIGFSTRLKQRAKDMDTHAIVRSVSHIQQAGQRAHQLLMAILEWSAEHLEEKKHAPERVDLKQVCDDTVIMMGDLSDPKNIRIQVQADEGVEVFVNRCLLNSTIQNLLSNAIKFSNENTTVTLQVEHSPTQVSVTVEDQGVGMTQEKANKLFEGGSSSKGTAGEEGSGIGMLLVKDFITSANGTMIVKSELNKGTSVSFTLPRLLLEDGR, encoded by the coding sequence ATGAAAATAGCGCCTATACCCGAAAACGAAGCGGAACGATTACAATCCCTGGAAAGCTACAAGATACTGGATACGGACCCCGAAGCCAGTTATGACGACCTGACTCAGATCGCTGCCGAAATATGCGGCACCCCCATCGCTCTGGTGAGCTTGATCGATGGAAAACGCCAGTGGTTTAAATCCAGAGTGGGTCTCGATGCCCACGAGACACACCGCGACCTCGCCTTTTGTGCTCACGCAATATTGGAAGAACATATTTTTGAAGTAAGCGATGCGTCTCAAGATGAGCGTTTTTTTGACAATCCTCTAGTAACAGAAGATCCAAACATACGTTTTTACGCAGGAGCACCCTTAATCAATACCGAAGGCTTAGCGCTTGGCACCCTTTGTGTGATTGATTACGTTCCCAACCAACTCACTGATGGACAAAAAACAGCGCTCAATGCATTGGGCAGACAAATTACCTGCTTAATGGAGTTGCGTCGTCAAACGATTCGACTGCAACAGATGAATCAACTTCGTGACCGTTTGTTGGCATTGCTATCTCACGATCTCAAATCTTCATTCAACGCCGTTATTGGTTTCTCCACGCGCTTAAAGCAACGCGCTAAAGACATGGACACACACGCCATTGTCCGATCTGTGTCCCATATTCAGCAAGCCGGGCAGCGTGCGCATCAGCTACTTATGGCGATTTTGGAGTGGAGTGCGGAACACCTGGAAGAAAAAAAACATGCACCTGAGCGAGTCGATTTAAAACAAGTGTGTGATGACACCGTTATTATGATGGGCGATTTGTCCGACCCGAAAAATATTCGTATTCAAGTTCAGGCCGATGAAGGAGTAGAAGTTTTCGTTAACCGCTGTTTGCTGAATTCCACGATTCAAAACCTGCTCTCTAACGCAATTAAATTTTCCAACGAAAACACCACCGTCACACTACAAGTTGAACACTCTCCAACCCAGGTTAGCGTTACAGTTGAAGACCAGGGTGTTGGTATGACACAAGAAAAAGCGAATAAACTTTTTGAAGGAGGAAGTAGCAGTAAAGGCACAGCAGGAGAAGAAGGATCGGGCATTGGCATGCTGTTAGTTAAAGATTTTATTACCAGTGCCAACGGCACCATGATAGTAAAATCAGAACTCAACAAGGGCACAAGTGTCAGTTTTACCCTTCCCCGGCTTTTACTGGAAGACGGTAGATAA
- a CDS encoding endonuclease, producing MRTSKIFFIGIFLFLAVNAFSEAPSSYYNSANPSSASSLRSSLHNIIDDHTRYPYTSSATDTWDIIADADEDQTNSGQVAVIYKNSAYPKASGGNTNYNREHSWPKSIGFPNDNSSNYPYTDVHHLFAADVSYNSSRSNKYFDNCTSGCSEKATAYNDGRGGSGDSNWTDSDSWEVWDERKGDIARAMFYMDIRYEGGYHGVTGASEPNLQLTDNTSLIQGTGSNASLAYMGKLSTLIQWHNQDPVDSNEMLRNDKVYGYQGNRNPFIDHPEWVACIYQNNCSGSSSSSSSSSSSSSSSSSSSGGTGTISNGQTIAGLSASTGNWVEYKINVPSNASDLNIAISGGTGDADLYIRYGSKPTTSTYDCRPYESGNAESCSVSSPSAGDYYIGVRAYESFSNLNLTASFITGGSSSGQPVGESHTNISGSAGQWRNYTIQVPSGTTKLEVSMNSGTGDADLYVRKGSYATLSTYDCRPYLSGNNESCTINTPAQDTWWISIYGYSAYSDVNLEYYYQ from the coding sequence ATGAGAACATCAAAGATTTTTTTTATTGGCATTTTTTTATTTCTGGCAGTAAATGCTTTTTCCGAGGCCCCTTCTAGCTACTACAACAGTGCAAATCCATCAAGTGCTTCCAGCCTTAGATCATCGTTGCATAACATTATTGATGACCACACCCGATACCCTTACACCTCATCGGCAACAGATACCTGGGACATTATTGCCGATGCAGATGAAGACCAAACAAACTCGGGGCAAGTAGCCGTAATATACAAAAATTCTGCCTACCCCAAAGCCTCTGGTGGCAACACAAACTACAACCGCGAGCACTCCTGGCCAAAGTCCATAGGTTTTCCCAACGATAACAGCAGCAACTACCCCTACACGGACGTTCACCACCTGTTTGCCGCCGATGTGTCTTATAACTCTTCTCGCAGTAACAAATACTTTGACAACTGCACCAGCGGATGCAGTGAAAAAGCAACCGCATATAACGACGGTCGTGGCGGCTCGGGAGATTCCAACTGGACGGATAGCGATAGCTGGGAAGTCTGGGACGAACGCAAAGGCGACATTGCCCGAGCCATGTTTTACATGGACATTCGCTATGAAGGGGGTTATCACGGAGTTACCGGTGCTTCCGAGCCCAATTTGCAACTCACCGACAACACCAGCTTGATACAGGGTACTGGCTCTAATGCTTCATTAGCCTACATGGGCAAGCTGTCCACGTTAATTCAATGGCATAACCAAGACCCGGTAGACAGCAACGAAATGCTACGTAATGACAAAGTCTATGGTTACCAAGGCAATCGAAACCCTTTTATTGATCACCCGGAATGGGTTGCCTGTATTTACCAAAATAACTGCTCAGGCAGCAGTTCATCCTCCAGTAGCAGTAGCTCCAGCAGTTCAAGTAGCAGCAGTTCATCTGGTGGCACAGGAACAATAAGCAATGGGCAAACAATTGCAGGTTTATCCGCATCTACGGGCAATTGGGTGGAATATAAAATCAATGTTCCCTCAAATGCCTCGGATTTAAACATCGCTATATCTGGAGGGACAGGCGATGCAGATTTATATATCCGCTACGGCAGCAAGCCCACCACATCCACATACGACTGCCGACCTTATGAATCCGGTAATGCTGAAAGCTGTTCAGTCTCTTCGCCCAGTGCGGGAGACTATTATATTGGTGTGAGAGCTTACGAGAGCTTTAGCAACCTCAATCTGACGGCAAGTTTCATAACTGGTGGTTCCTCTTCCGGGCAGCCCGTAGGAGAAAGTCACACCAATATATCCGGCTCTGCAGGTCAATGGCGTAATTACACGATTCAAGTTCCATCGGGCACAACAAAACTGGAAGTATCAATGAATAGCGGGACTGGTGATGCCGATTTGTATGTACGAAAAGGTAGTTACGCGACACTCAGCACATACGACTGCAGACCATATCTTTCTGGGAACAATGAATCCTGCACAATCAATACGCCAGCTCAAGACACATGGTGGATAAGTATTTATGGTTATTCAGCATACAGCGACGTTAACCTCGAATACTATTACCAGTAA
- the eda gene encoding bifunctional 4-hydroxy-2-oxoglutarate aldolase/2-dehydro-3-deoxy-phosphogluconate aldolase: MAITKEFLQPFGVMPVVVIHNVEDAVPITNALKAGGINAVEVTLRTPCALDAIRAIKNECEGVSVGVGTVVNTQNLEDIAEIGVDFAVSPGYTPNLIKSAQDLGVDLLPGVASPSEVMMGMELGLSCFKLFPAVAVGGLPLLKSIGGPLPQVSFCPTGGLTVDTFTDFLALPNVACVGGTWLVPPAAVENKDWQAITEIARQTMAKITE, translated from the coding sequence ATGGCGATAACAAAAGAATTTCTTCAACCCTTTGGTGTTATGCCGGTAGTGGTGATTCACAATGTGGAAGATGCCGTACCTATTACTAATGCATTAAAAGCCGGCGGTATTAATGCTGTCGAGGTGACGTTACGTACCCCTTGTGCATTGGATGCGATTCGCGCGATTAAAAATGAGTGTGAAGGTGTTTCTGTTGGTGTGGGTACCGTCGTGAACACACAAAACCTGGAAGACATTGCTGAAATCGGTGTGGACTTTGCGGTCTCTCCAGGTTACACGCCTAATTTAATTAAATCGGCGCAAGATTTAGGTGTGGATTTATTACCGGGTGTGGCCAGTCCATCGGAAGTGATGATGGGTATGGAGTTGGGCTTAAGTTGTTTTAAACTTTTCCCGGCTGTCGCTGTGGGTGGTTTACCGCTACTAAAATCCATTGGCGGACCTTTGCCTCAAGTGAGTTTTTGTCCAACCGGTGGTTTGACTGTGGATACGTTTACCGATTTTCTGGCACTGCCAAATGTTGCCTGTGTTGGTGGAACCTGGTTGGTACCACCAGCGGCTGTTGAAAATAAAGACTGGCAGGCAATTACGGAAATCGCCCGGCAAACTATGGCAAAAATTACTGAATAG
- the zwf gene encoding glucose-6-phosphate dehydrogenase: protein MNTDFLIVGGDGDLALRKLYPSLYYLELNNCMPENTRIFGMARTGQTQEEFLGKVQKWLKENVADELYSDEKWQAFSQKMRFIQGDATNPESLENFKDSHLDQDSVLIVYLAIPPMIFGKVTTSLEVCGLAKPTTRLVVEKPLGDSRESFMAINNELARVFPEEQIFRIDHYLGKESVQNLLALRFANDIFEPLWNSKYIDHVQITVTETVGVGNRWSFYDQTGATRDMMQNHLLQVLCLMAMEPPAVMNAHSVRTEKLKVLNCLRPVTPECVQELTVRGQYQAGEVDGVTVPGYLEEESDKYEIDPNSKTETFVAIQAEVINWRWSGVPIYLRTGKRLNKRHSEIVVQFKQRNHQIFDKQEHTGHKPNQLIIQLQPDEGIRLRVMNKVAGLDAGIPLEDGFLDLSFEKNKQQKHDAYSRLLSDVIRNDQTLFVSAQEVEAAWKWIDQIFASWKAVDQKPEPYEAGSFGPQAADDMIGKVPCRSWNNDIC, encoded by the coding sequence ATGAACACAGATTTCTTGATTGTCGGTGGAGACGGGGATTTAGCTTTACGTAAGCTTTATCCTTCTTTGTACTACTTAGAACTAAATAATTGCATGCCTGAAAATACACGTATTTTTGGTATGGCAAGAACCGGTCAGACGCAAGAAGAATTCTTGGGTAAAGTCCAAAAATGGTTGAAAGAAAATGTTGCTGATGAATTGTATTCTGATGAAAAGTGGCAGGCTTTCTCGCAAAAAATGCGATTTATTCAGGGGGACGCAACCAACCCTGAATCATTGGAAAATTTTAAAGATTCCCACCTTGATCAGGACAGTGTATTAATCGTTTATCTTGCTATTCCTCCCATGATTTTTGGCAAGGTAACCACTTCACTCGAAGTTTGTGGGCTGGCAAAACCGACAACCCGCCTAGTGGTGGAAAAGCCATTAGGTGATAGTCGTGAATCTTTCATGGCCATTAATAATGAGTTAGCCCGGGTTTTTCCTGAAGAGCAAATATTCCGTATCGACCATTATCTTGGCAAAGAGTCTGTACAAAACCTGCTTGCATTGCGTTTTGCTAACGATATTTTTGAGCCTTTGTGGAACTCTAAATACATTGATCACGTACAGATCACTGTGACCGAAACTGTGGGTGTGGGTAACCGTTGGAGTTTCTACGACCAAACCGGCGCAACGCGGGACATGATGCAAAATCATTTATTACAAGTGTTATGTCTAATGGCGATGGAGCCGCCAGCGGTAATGAATGCACATTCTGTGCGTACTGAGAAATTAAAAGTGCTTAATTGCCTGCGTCCGGTTACTCCGGAATGTGTGCAGGAACTCACTGTTCGCGGTCAATACCAAGCGGGTGAAGTTGATGGCGTGACGGTACCTGGCTACTTAGAAGAAGAATCAGATAAGTACGAAATTGATCCAAACAGTAAGACGGAAACATTCGTTGCAATTCAGGCTGAGGTTATCAATTGGCGTTGGTCGGGTGTACCAATTTATTTACGTACCGGCAAGCGTTTGAACAAGCGTCATTCTGAAATTGTTGTGCAGTTTAAACAACGAAACCATCAGATTTTTGATAAGCAGGAACACACTGGTCACAAGCCTAACCAGCTGATTATTCAGTTGCAGCCAGATGAAGGTATTCGTTTGCGTGTGATGAACAAAGTGGCTGGCTTGGATGCGGGTATTCCGTTGGAAGACGGTTTTCTGGATTTGTCATTCGAGAAGAATAAGCAGCAGAAGCATGATGCATACTCGCGTTTGTTGTCAGATGTAATACGCAATGACCAAACACTTTTTGTCAGTGCACAGGAAGTGGAAGCAGCCTGGAAGTGGATCGATCAGATTTTTGCCAGCTGGAAAGCGGTGGACCAAAAACCTGAACCATATGAAGCGGGTAGCTTCGGCCCGCAAGCTGCGGACGATATGATCGGCAAAGTACCTTGTCGTTCCTGGAACAACGACATCTGCTAG
- a CDS encoding serine protease, with amino-acid sequence MKFKIIKSSIKKLKNIPFFLLAISPLSPSWAQDTIQTRVIGGGSSNFSQRSYQVSLQDGSQKHKCGGTLVGERWVISAAHCIDQISGLSIVAGTGDLTNGGQRFQVAQTITHPNYRNSFSGYDIALIQLNRAPSSQLTRLSIPPENTIRAGQTGVVSGWGFSGFGNPNPSNTLQEVNVSVVNKNICVDTFFTPFGFSGNNSILCGGEIGAPGPCGGDSGGPLMINANNTSYLAGVIASGNQCGTVSGIGIYVDVQHVRQWIIDSTNGEVGGNGSSSSTTDCGIPSFTLGNSYNTGDLVVTTDNTIYKCLHGPWCSLNNSAVIFPGSGSHWRQVWSYTGVCF; translated from the coding sequence ATGAAATTTAAAATAATTAAATCCTCAATAAAAAAATTAAAAAACATACCTTTTTTCCTTCTTGCCATCAGTCCCCTATCACCATCCTGGGCACAAGACACTATTCAAACAAGGGTTATTGGAGGAGGCTCATCCAATTTCTCTCAGAGAAGCTACCAGGTTTCCCTACAGGATGGATCGCAAAAACATAAATGCGGTGGAACCTTAGTTGGAGAACGTTGGGTAATTAGTGCGGCACATTGTATCGATCAAATAAGCGGTTTAAGCATCGTTGCAGGAACTGGAGATCTAACAAATGGCGGCCAACGTTTTCAGGTTGCCCAAACAATCACTCACCCTAATTACAGGAATAGTTTTTCCGGCTACGACATTGCCTTAATTCAGCTTAACAGAGCGCCTAGTAGTCAACTGACACGCTTATCCATCCCACCTGAAAATACAATACGAGCCGGTCAAACTGGTGTTGTTAGCGGATGGGGGTTTTCAGGCTTTGGCAACCCGAACCCAAGTAACACCCTACAAGAAGTCAATGTCTCGGTTGTCAATAAAAACATTTGTGTCGACACATTTTTCACCCCATTTGGTTTTTCAGGCAATAACAGCATTTTATGCGGAGGCGAAATTGGTGCACCTGGCCCCTGCGGTGGTGATAGTGGCGGCCCACTGATGATTAACGCGAATAATACATCTTACTTAGCCGGTGTTATCGCCTCAGGTAATCAATGTGGAACCGTTAGCGGTATTGGAATATACGTTGATGTACAACACGTTCGTCAATGGATTATTGATTCTACCAACGGTGAAGTTGGAGGAAATGGCAGCAGTAGTTCTACAACAGATTGTGGAATTCCGTCATTTACACTAGGTAACTCATACAACACTGGAGATCTCGTGGTAACAACAGACAATACCATTTACAAGTGTTTACACGGTCCCTGGTGTTCGTTAAATAACTCAGCTGTCATTTTTCCTGGCAGCGGCAGTCATTGGCGACAAGTGTGGTCCTATACTGGTGTTTGTTTTTAA
- a CDS encoding 3'-5' exonuclease, with protein MSGLDPKKAQLLSIGWILIEQGKIINNSARHILVHAESGAGESTKVHGLFDAEIAGAKSVASALMSLIKLIPDSILVFHHAPIDIQFLQTAARDIFRTPLLFSYMDTLAIEQSRMALQGKQKSLRLPECRKRYGLPPSQEHNALTDAIATAELFLAQIHYLTNSTNPKLNQLPLESS; from the coding sequence ATGAGCGGCCTTGACCCCAAAAAGGCGCAACTGCTCAGCATTGGCTGGATTTTAATTGAACAGGGAAAAATCATTAACAACAGCGCACGCCACATACTTGTTCATGCTGAAAGTGGTGCAGGAGAAAGCACCAAAGTACACGGACTGTTCGACGCCGAAATCGCTGGAGCAAAAAGCGTTGCCTCGGCTTTAATGTCACTGATTAAGCTTATACCTGACAGTATTTTGGTCTTTCACCACGCCCCCATCGATATACAATTTCTACAAACCGCCGCCAGAGATATTTTTCGCACGCCACTATTATTTAGCTATATGGATACCCTGGCCATAGAACAAAGTCGAATGGCGTTACAGGGAAAACAAAAAAGTCTGCGTTTACCAGAATGCCGCAAACGCTATGGACTACCACCCTCACAAGAACACAATGCGTTAACCGATGCAATTGCCACCGCAGAACTATTTCTCGCACAAATCCATTATTTAACCAACTCGACAAACCCTAAATTAAATCAGCTGCCTTTGGAATCGAGTTAG
- a CDS encoding DUF3108 domain-containing protein, whose amino-acid sequence MRFLLTLFVLLTFSSNLFAKNQVLYSAQYEGEISGFPVDLTRTLYKTGVDQYLSQSEASNLLGSIKEKSEFFIKEGILHPKYYEERKKALGISRIERIQFDWKTLTAQYTSKKKPEKNTTHNIFSGVLDPAIYQLQLQRDAFNQKKKFNFKFVKKERINERNYVLIGQEEILVKEKKYLALKYERINLDDEKQTRIWFIPELNYQIGRIQHQEKDGKTSELNLVNYNGSKQLTDEIYKR is encoded by the coding sequence ATGAGATTTCTGTTAACACTTTTCGTTCTTCTCACCTTTTCCAGCAACCTGTTCGCTAAAAATCAGGTTTTGTACTCCGCACAATACGAAGGTGAAATTTCCGGTTTTCCCGTTGACTTAACACGTACTTTGTATAAAACCGGTGTCGATCAATATCTCTCCCAATCGGAAGCATCGAACCTTCTCGGCTCAATTAAAGAAAAAAGTGAGTTTTTTATAAAAGAAGGGATTCTTCACCCAAAGTATTACGAAGAAAGAAAAAAAGCCCTGGGCATTTCTCGCATCGAACGAATTCAGTTCGACTGGAAAACACTCACAGCACAATACACCAGCAAAAAGAAGCCAGAAAAAAATACCACACATAACATATTCAGTGGCGTACTTGACCCAGCAATATATCAATTGCAACTTCAACGAGATGCATTTAATCAAAAGAAAAAGTTCAACTTCAAATTTGTAAAAAAGGAACGGATAAATGAAAGAAATTATGTATTAATTGGGCAAGAAGAAATTTTGGTGAAGGAAAAAAAATATCTCGCTCTAAAATACGAAAGAATTAACCTCGATGATGAAAAACAAACCCGAATATGGTTTATTCCTGAACTTAACTATCAAATAGGCAGGATTCAACATCAAGAAAAGGACGGTAAAACATCTGAATTAAACTTGGTCAACTATAACGGTTCCAAGCAGCTCACAGATGAAATCTATAAACGCTGA
- the edd gene encoding phosphogluconate dehydratase, with product MNTLIEAVTQRIILRSQDQRKAYLKSMRDTMEQNPPKKRLSCGNLAHAYAACGQGDKQTIRLMQSANLGIITSYNDMLSAHQPYETYPNIIKDEARSMGSTAQVAGGVPAMCDGVTQGQAGMELSLFSREIVAMSTAIGLTHNMFDANVFLGVCDKIVPGMLMGALQFGHLPAVFIPAGPMHSGLPNKEKAKVRQQFAAGEVGQDKLLEAETASYHSAGTCTFYGTANTNQMMVELLGVQLPGSSFVHPHSDLREALTRAAVRKVIGLTASAGTYRPLYDVVTEKSLVNAIVGLLATGGSTNHTLHIVAIAKSCGIEINWQDMDDLSSATPLLARVYPNGQADVNQFHEAGGMTYLVKELRSGGLLNEDVVNIMGEGLDQYDKLPELDGKAGVVWNTAPKASGDTEVLRGVDNPFDEEGGMRVMKGNLGDAVIKISAVAKEHRFVQAPCIVFEDQHELIEAFKRGELDKDFVAVVRFQGPSANGMPELHKMTPPLGVLQDKGYKVALVTDGRMSGASGKVPAAIHLSPEAKNGGMLAKVRTGDLIHFDAEKGVLALEVSEEVLARRDPVKQGKRSQNLGRNLFSGIRKLSGDSLHGATMFNFTKKLKTRKRSEVTPSSETKNYFE from the coding sequence ATGAATACCCTCATTGAAGCCGTTACTCAGCGGATTATTTTACGCAGTCAGGACCAGCGCAAAGCGTATTTAAAATCTATGAGGGATACGATGGAGCAAAACCCTCCCAAAAAACGGCTTTCCTGCGGTAACCTGGCCCATGCATATGCCGCATGCGGGCAGGGAGATAAACAAACTATTCGCTTAATGCAGAGTGCCAACCTGGGCATTATCACTTCCTACAACGATATGCTCTCTGCCCATCAGCCCTACGAAACCTACCCCAATATCATTAAAGATGAAGCGCGTTCAATGGGAAGTACTGCGCAAGTAGCGGGTGGTGTTCCGGCCATGTGTGACGGTGTGACGCAAGGGCAGGCAGGTATGGAGTTGAGTTTGTTCAGCCGTGAGATTGTGGCCATGTCTACCGCAATTGGCCTGACCCACAATATGTTCGATGCTAATGTCTTTTTAGGTGTGTGTGACAAGATTGTCCCTGGAATGTTGATGGGGGCATTGCAGTTTGGTCATCTACCCGCTGTATTTATTCCTGCTGGCCCAATGCATTCCGGTTTACCCAATAAAGAAAAAGCTAAAGTTCGTCAGCAGTTTGCCGCGGGAGAGGTTGGGCAGGACAAGTTGCTTGAAGCCGAAACCGCTTCTTATCACAGCGCAGGAACCTGTACCTTCTATGGTACTGCCAATACCAACCAAATGATGGTGGAGTTACTGGGTGTTCAGTTACCGGGTTCTTCCTTTGTGCATCCGCATTCGGATTTGCGTGAAGCATTAACCCGAGCGGCGGTGCGCAAAGTCATTGGGCTAACCGCAAGTGCGGGTACATACCGTCCGCTCTATGATGTGGTGACAGAAAAGTCTTTGGTTAATGCGATTGTCGGCCTATTGGCAACTGGGGGCTCGACTAATCACACCTTGCATATTGTGGCGATTGCCAAATCCTGTGGGATCGAAATTAATTGGCAGGATATGGATGATCTCTCCAGTGCCACGCCATTACTCGCTCGTGTTTATCCAAACGGTCAGGCGGATGTTAACCAATTCCATGAAGCTGGAGGCATGACCTACTTGGTAAAAGAACTGCGCTCTGGTGGGTTGCTGAATGAAGATGTGGTAAACATCATGGGTGAGGGGCTGGATCAATACGACAAGTTACCTGAGCTGGATGGAAAGGCTGGCGTTGTATGGAACACCGCACCCAAAGCCAGCGGTGATACGGAAGTCTTACGTGGTGTTGATAATCCATTCGATGAAGAAGGTGGAATGCGGGTGATGAAAGGTAATCTCGGTGATGCCGTGATTAAGATCTCTGCCGTGGCCAAAGAGCATCGTTTTGTTCAGGCTCCGTGTATTGTTTTTGAAGACCAGCACGAACTCATTGAGGCATTTAAACGAGGTGAGTTGGATAAAGACTTTGTTGCAGTGGTGCGCTTCCAGGGGCCTTCAGCAAATGGCATGCCTGAGTTACACAAAATGACGCCACCTCTTGGTGTATTGCAAGATAAAGGCTATAAAGTCGCTTTGGTTACCGATGGCCGAATGTCAGGTGCTTCGGGCAAAGTGCCTGCGGCAATTCATTTGTCCCCAGAAGCCAAAAACGGCGGCATGTTAGCTAAGGTGAGAACGGGCGACTTGATTCATTTTGATGCCGAAAAAGGTGTGCTGGCATTAGAAGTAAGCGAAGAAGTGCTGGCGAGAAGGGACCCGGTTAAACAGGGTAAGCGCTCGCAAAATCTTGGTCGTAATTTGTTTTCCGGGATTCGTAAGCTTTCCGGTGATTCATTACATGGTGCGACCATGTTTAATTTCACTAAAAAATTAAAAACACGAAAACGTTCTGAAGTGACTCCTTCTTCAGAAACGAAAAATTATTTTGAGTAA